GCGCAGGGATATAAACACTATTATTCTTCGGAGTACGGGACCTTCAGGCCCATCCTTCCTAACGGCAAGTTTTTAAGCCCGTTTAACCCATTGATGGGCGCCAATTTTGAACCCAACCATGGTTTCCATGAAGGTAATGCTTGGAACTACAGTTTTGCCATACCATTTGATATCCCCGGTTTGGTGAAATTGTCGGGCGGAAAGCAAAAATTTGTAGATAGACTACAGGCAACTTTTGATAAAGGGTATTTTGATGTTACCAACGAACCAGATATGCTGTATCCACATGTGTTTTCTGAAATAAAAGGAGAAGAATGGCGTACCCAAAAGCTAGTCAAAGAAATTTTAGAAAAGCATTTTACCAATAGTCCCGGAGGTATACCAGGAAATGATGATACAGGTACAATGTCCACATGGGCTTTAATGAACATGATTGGAATCTATCCTTTTTGTCCAGGTAGACCAGATTATACTATTGTGACACCTGTATTCGACAAAGTGACCATCCAACTCGATAAGAAATATTATCCAAACGGAGACAAAGTGACGATAAGGCGTCAAAAAGCGGGTGTCGGTGATTATATCAAAAAGATCGTTATCGATGGAAAACCATTCAATGGATTTAAAATCAACCATCAGACTTTGGTCAATAGCAAGGATATCCTAATCGTAACTGGAAATAGATAATTAGGCAACTAAATTGAAAAACTGATCTACACGATGAAATATATTAATTATGCGGTCTGTGCAGGCCTTTTGTCCTTAATTGGTTGCGCTTCGCTAAAAAACTCCGATGAGACTTCTTATGTAGGATATGTAAATCCTTTTATCGGAACGGATTTTACGGGCAATACATATCCGGGAGCACAGTCGCCTTTTGGAATGGTACAGCTCAGTCCAGATAATGGACTACCAGGCTGGGACCGTATTTCCGGATACTTTTATCCTGACAGTACGATTTCTGGCTTTAGCCATACACATTTAAGTGGAACGGGGGCCGGCGACTTGTACGACATATCTTTTATGCCGGTTACCTTACCTTATCATGAAGCCCCGGCTCCATTAGGTATACATTCCAAATTTTCGCATAAGGACGAAAAGGCTCATGCTGGATACTATCAGGTAAAACTTACAGATTACGATATAAATGTAGAGCTGACAGCAACGGCGCGCTGCGGGATTCAACGTTATACGTTTCCAAAAGCCGAGTCTGCTGTATTTTTAGACTTAAAGAAAGCAATGAATTGGGATGCTACAACAGATTCATACATTGAAGTGGTTGATTCTGTCACTATCCGTGGTTATCGTTTTTCGGAGGGCTGGGCAAGAGGCCAACGCGTTTATTTTGAAACTCGGTTTTCCAAGCCTTTTACAGCTGTTCATATTGATAGTTCAGCAATTTTATCCAGCGCAGATACAACGGCGAAGAATGCAAAACGAATCGGTACAGCATTTAAAGCACGTTTTGATTTCAAGACAGCAGCTGGCGAACAATTGACTTTAAGTACGGCCCTTTCGGGTGTGAGTATGGAAGGCGCTTCCAAGAACTTAAAAGCAGAGGCTCCAAAAGATGACTTTGATTATTATTTGAAGGAGGCAGAGCACAATTGGAATCATGAACTGGGAAGGATAGCTATCGAAACCAAAGACAAAGAGGAGGAAGTTAAGTTCTATACAGCACTATATCATTCGATGCTGGCACCGACAATTTTCAGTGATGTTGATGGTGCTTATATGGGGGCTGACAGGAAGGTGCATCAGGCCGAAGGTTGGACCAATTATAGTACGTTCTCACTTTGGGATACCTATAGGGCTTCACATCCATTATTTACCTATATAGACCCTAGTCGAGTAAATGATATGATTAAGTCATTCATTGCCTTTTATGAACAGCATGGCCGATTACCGGTATGGAATATCTATGGGAGTGAAACGGATATGATGATTGGCAATCATGCCATTCCCGTCATTGTAGATGCCTATTTAAAAGGAATCGGTGATTTTGATGCATCAATAGCGTTAGAAGCCTGTGTTGCCACAGCTAATATTGATAATTACCGGGGTATAGGTCTTTATAAAAAATTGGGCTATGTGCCCTATGATGTCAAAGATGAATACAATGCCGAAAACTGGTCCTTATCACGAACACTTGAATATGCCTATGACGATCATTGTATCGCAATGATGGCCGATAAGATGGGAAGGAAAGATATTGCAGGAGCGTTTTTTGCGAGAGCTCAAAATTATAAAAATGTGTATAATCCGGCTACTTCATTTATGCAACCTCGCGATAGCCATGGTAAATTTATTAACCCGTTTGATGCGGAGGAATATAGTGCACATATCTGTGAAAGTAATGCATGGCAATATTTTTGGTCTGTACAACATGATATCCCTGGATTGATTAAACTTGTTGGTGGGCAAGAGCGCTTTGGACAGAAGCTAGATAGCATGTTTACATTTCATCCTTCCGACACCAGCAAGCTGCCAATTTTTAGTACAGGAATGATTGGGCAGTATGCACATGGTAACGAGCCGAGCCATCATGCACTCTATTTGTTTAATGCGGTTGGACAACCTTGGAAAACGCAGCAATATGCAGCCGAGGTAATGAACAAACTTTACTTGAATACACCTTCGGGATTAAGTGGAAATGATGACTGCGGACAGATGTCGGCTTGGTATGTATTCAGCTCATTGGGATTTTATCCTGTAGATCCCATAAGTGGAAAATACGAAATCGGTACACCTTTATTTGAAAAAGCTGAATTGAAGTTGTCCAATGGAAAGAAATTTACCGTGAAAGCTAACCATGTCAGTAAAGCCAATATTTATATCCAAGCCATTACGATTGATGGTAAGCCTCTTGAAACAAGTTATATCACACACGAACAAATTATGTCCGGAGCGACATTGGTGCTAGAAATGGGCGAAAAACCGGGACCGATATGGTACAAAAATAAATAGGATCTATAAGTATATGGAGATTCATATGTGAAGCTCCCAAATAATTAAGAGAAGCCTCCAAATGAATAGTAATCGATTTGGGGGCTTTTATTTTGTTGGCAGAATCAAGTTTTTGTAGAAGTATGTCGTGCTACACAATGTTCCATTCGGGAAGAGCGCATAATTTGGGATATCGCCGACTTTTGTCCAGCCACATTTTTGATACATAATATAAGCCGGGCTATCGGTTACAGTATCTAGTACCAATAGTGTTTTATTTAGATCAATGGCTATGTTTTCAATGTGTTGAAGTAAATTTTGTGCAATGCCCATTCTTCGAAAATCAGTATGGACTAACATTTTGGCGACATCTGCACGATGCGTTTGATTTGAGGGGAGGTCGATTTGCAGTTGAACAGTTCCAGCGATTCGATGCGTAAAAGCATCTCTTGCAATAATCAATATTGTTTTCTGTTGTTTGACCTTGTTCAGTACTTCAGTCCAAAATCTTTTTGCCTGCTCAACTGTTAGATCTTCCATAAAGCCTACAGAGGCACCTCCTTGGACAATATTAAAAGTCAGGTCTACTAGTTCAGCAAGTAAGGCAATGCTAGATTCGTTGACTTCTTCAACGACAAAATCTGTATTGGAAATAGGTGAGGAACTCATGTGTTTGATTGCGGATGAGATATAGAAAAGGAATTGATCGCTATGTTATGTAAGAAAAGACATTCTGCTAATGATCGGCTTGGCTCTTCTGGTGAGAATTATAGTTAAGAATCGTTACTCGTTGCGGGTGAATGCATAATAGATGACGTATAACCAACCGAGTATCCCATGAATTAAAGCCCATAGTATGGATTTATTGCGATCCCATGAGGTGACAACGGCAATGACAGAACCGAGCCCAATACCCGATTGGGTGATCGTCTGTGTCGTTGATTTACTTATCTCTTGGCCAAATACAATATCCGAGATGAAAAGAAAGAATATGAATAATGAGAGGTGTTTCATGATGGCTTTATTGAGCTCCTCTTATTTTGAGTTCTTCATTGATTTCTTTTATTCTTTTAAAATTGAGAATAACAATAGGAGATAAGGCGAAGGGAATCGCCATTAGTGCGCTGAATCCTTTGTTAATTGAGGTATATATCCCCATGCCTAATAGGATAAAGAGCATGGTGGTGAGCATCCATGTAATTACCAGCGCATTTTTTTTGTTGGTTTGAAGCTCTTCGTCAGTCATTCCGTTTAAAGGTCTGTTATTCATATTTCGGTGGTTTATAGTCTCTAAGTTCCGCAATTCTTTTTAAGAAACAAAGAATTTTGACTTAAATGATGTGTAAATCTTGTTAAATATAGCGTTTTTATTGTTTTTTGTTAATAAGGATTGATTAAATGATAAAAATAATAGGTTTCACGGTACTTTTTTCTTAAATATTACAGCATAAGATGATTTTTGTAGACTCCTTTTTAAAAGAATAGCTTTTTCATCTTTCAGAGAAATAAATAGTTTGTGCAAAGTAAGGATAAGCGTATTGCTTTTTAGCGATCAGGTTGTACAGAAAATAACGAATCTTAAAACAACAACCACGAATATTAAACGAGACGGATACACTGATTTAAAAAGCTGTTATTTGTAAAAAAAATAAGAAATGAGAATGCTAGCTTTAATCTTTATGCTATTTACCATGTGTTCCTGTAGGGGTAATTTGGAATTGGGGTACAACGAGAAAATGGCTAAGCTCTTTCATAGTTGTCGGGAGAAATTAGATGAAAGCTATGGGAAATTGCTGGAAGGGGAATATGATGTCGATCAATCACATTATTCATATCACATGAAATTGAATGAGGCACGTGGTTTGAGTAGTTACATCAAAGGACTAAAATGCGAGGCCTCTCAATTGAAACACAGTAAAACTGCTGAAAGTTTCCACATCGCTACAGTTGATTATATGACAGAGATCGTTGATGGATATGGTGTTTTATTAATTAAATATATTAATGAACAGAAAAAGGGAGCCCGGAAAAGTCTGATGCGGGAGATTACTGATGAAAAGGAGAAAATTGCAGCCTTAGCTGAGTCGTGTTTAGGACATCAAATAGCCTTCATGAATCAAGCTGGAATAAAAGTAGATAGTGAAATAGGAAAGTAGTTGAAATATATTTTAATTTTATAACGATGTTAATACGAAAAAATATGTGGTATTTGCTTATCATTTTACCTATGATGGCATTGTCCTGTAAGAGCAAAATAGCTGCGCGTCAGTCAATACCTCCGTATTCATTAGCTGATACAGCGAAGCCAGATTGGTATCGCGAATACTATGGTCGGGTTGTAATGATCGACAATGATTTTGTAACGCAGAAAGATGGCAATTATTTGGTAGATCTTCCTTTGCAGATCGTTCCAGATTCCACTTACGTTTTCTTTTTGAGTACTAAAATTCCAGTGGAATTACTAAAAAAATCCAATGAATTCTATCCCGATCTTCAACATTTTGTACTGATTGTTCCCGATTGGAAGTTTTATAGTGAAGTCGCCGAAGAAGCTTCGAAAAATGGGATGTGTATAGAACCTGCGACAACCAATTTTTATTATTCCATAAAAAGAGAGGATGGTACGGTTAAAGTCGACAGTCTCCGGCTTTCTGGTCTTGATAATCCTAGATTAGATTTTGTTAAACCAATTTCGCCCAAAGGCATGCTTACAATTTATCGAAGAGACAGTTACGGATCGGTTTGTTGTCCGCGTGACCCGAAATGGGATAATGCAGACAAGGATGAGCTTTTCCTACGTGATTTTGAACACCGCAGTCACCTGAAAGTGACTAAAGGGCGGTATGTGCAGATGGAAGGTAAAGAAGGCGAAAAAAGTATCTATTATACCTTACCGGGATTATCTTCAGCACAGCGATTGGAGTTTTTAGCAGATAAATATGCGCAATGGATTGTCAATAAGGATACGGGGACAAGGACGATTATGCCACAGTTATTTGCACCACAAATTATACCGATGGTAACCGAGGGCTTTAACAAAATGAAAGAATTACCATAAAGTTAAAAATAGTGCGATTTGGTTCTTTCCAGAACAGTATGTTGTTTTTTTTGATGGAGATAAAGCTATTCTGTTAGCTTTATCTCGAACATTTTATCCCAGTTTTTACCGGTAATAAAGAAGGTGTTTGATCTTTTATTGTAAGCGATACCATTTAGTACATCTAAATCCACATGCTGTGTTACATGCTCACGTAATTTGGATAGATCGACTAAAGCCTCCACTGTACCTGTTTTAGGGTCTATTCGTCCAATGACATCCTCCATAAAGAAATTTGCATAGATTTTCCCTTTTACCCATTCCATTTCATTGATTTGATCCACCATGGCCGTGTTCGTTGCAGCACGGATATAATCCACTTTTGAGAAATCATTTGGATGAAGTGTATAGATATAATCAGAACCATTGGACATGAATAAGTTTTTACCGTCAGAAGTTAAGCCCCAACCTTCCATTGGCTGAAAGTAAGGAAGTGTCTTAATAACAGAAAGACTGTTTATATCGTAGAGGTAGGCTAGATTGTTTTTATAGGTTAATTGATATAATTTTCCATTTAGGACGGTAGCACCTTCGCCAAAAATTGAATCATCCAATTCATTTTTTTTGATTGGCAGACCCGTTTTAGGATTAACAATACGGATACTCGATTTACCCTTATTTCCACTTGGACCAACCCCGTTTCCAGTACTTTCGATCAAATTATCACCGTAAAACTCCAGTCCTTGTGTGAAAGCTTTGGCATCATGTGGGTAAATATTTACAATGCTATAACTTAGCAAAAGTGGAGGGTTAGAGGCGAATAGATCGATGTTGACGGAATTTTCTTCTCGCTTTCCATCACTAAATACGACAGCTTTAATAATTTGCTTGCCAAATTTCTCCTGTTTTAATGAATAATTGAAAGGTTCATTTCCGATGACCTGGCCAATCTTTTTCTCGTTTATAGCGTAAATAACAGAGTCTATTTTGGATGTGTTTTTGCTATTCATCTTTAAAATCAGACTCTCGCCCTGCGTATAGCGCTGTTTAATATTGTCAAAGGTAAATGTTGGATTTTTATCAGCATGTTCGGGCTGAGAACTTAAAGTCGTATTGGTATTGTTGCTTTTATTTCCGGTACAACTGCCCAAAATGGCGCCAATAATAAAACAAATGAGGTGCGATTTTTTTTGCATTGATATAGTGTGCTTGATTAATTATCCGACAATAAACTAGAAAATGAGTCGTTTAAAAATAGCTGTTGCGGTACTCCTCGGTTCTCAAACATAGATAAATTGTTTTTTATATGCAATTCAGTTGCTGATCAATACAAAAAAATAATTCGTTTGTGGAAGAAAAAAATGAACCATTACATGCTGCTCGATTGTTATAAAGGTATGGAAAAATCATATTTTACCGGAACGAGTGGTATCCTTTTGCCTTACAAGAATAAAGGTTACTATCCGGAGGAATTACAGGATAAAAGTCGATTGGCTGTATATAGCTTATTATTTAATTCATTGGAAGTAAACAGTTCTTTTTATAAAATTCCCAGAGAAGAAACAGTTAGAAGATGGTCTGAAGAAACGACCGATGATTTTCATTTTACTTTTAAACTATGGAAGGGAATTACGCACCAAAAAGAACTCAAGTTTGATCCACGGGATGTCGCCAGATTTCTATCTGTTATTGACGCTATCGGTCAAAAGAAAGGGTGCTTGCTTATCCAATTACCACCATCTTTTAAATTTGCTTCTATTGGAATGCTTGTTGAACTGCTGGATTGTATTGCTCAGGACAAGAGAAGTGATGAATGGAAAGTATGTGTAGAATTTAGGGATTCCTCCTGGTATAGGGAAGAAACTTCTTTACTTTTAAAATCCTATGAAATGCATTTGGTTGTTCATGATAAGGATAGGCAAGGTATGCGTCTTCAATATACAGATACAAAAATAATCTATATGCGCTTCCATGGCCCAAATGGCGACTATAAGGGAAGCTATTCGGACAGCCTATTGTTGGAATACAGTACCTATATTAACGAATGGATTGCAGCGGGAAAAGAAGTCTATACTTATTTTAATAATACAATAGGAGCGGCACTTCCTAATCTAAAGACATTAGCCTCGTATATCACTGCGAACAAAATATTTCCGTTTTAAAAAGTGTCTTTTTTTAAAGTACACTGCCACGGATATATTGATTTCCCATATAGCCATCCCAGCCTTCATGTTCACGCATAATCCGCTGATAAGCTGCGGTCAATGCCCGAACCTTCGTAAATAAGGGAATACCTCTCCGGATACAGTCGTGATCGGCGTAAGTTCCAGCACTATCGTACCATTGTAGCCACTCGAGTAATTCTTGTCTTTTCATAAGCGTTAATCTATCGAATAACGTCTTATCTTTTAAGTTCATGAGCTGATAACGCCAATCTGTGCGATGCGATTCCATAGCTAGAATTCTTGGAAGCTGATGCGCTATGATCTGTTTAATAAGAGACTCCATAATCTGAAATTTTAGTTGTTAAAGATGAGTTGTGCGTGTGTATGCGAAAAGGCTTTGTATCTTCTTTTCATGTGGATGCGCAGGATTTCTTTATGGATATACGCGACAGCCTTTAATTTGGAAAGCTGCTGCACGCCATTTTCAATACATTTACGATCGGTATAGTTTCCTTTTGGATCATGCCATTGTAGCCAATCAAGGAGTATTTCTCTTTCTAGATTCTCGAGTCTCTGATGTAAGCCGATTAATTCACTTTCCCGGAGTTGTTCGCGCCAGTCAGACCAGATCGGACCTGACACCATCCCTCGCTTCTCTTTGAATTTATTTTCCATATTTTAAGTCGAATTTGAAGATATAAAATTTGTTAGATGACTAGCTTACTGATAATAGCATTGCCAAGTTTACTTTTCATAAATAACTCAATTTGTTTCAGCAATTCTGGACTTACTTCGGGGACTCTTTCTAAATCTCGTATAAACCACTTCTGAATGACAGGTGTTTGTTTGGAACGTTGGTCAAATTTAACCACTTCAGCCCGTGATGATTTTCCAGCCGGATCGTAGTATGACCACAGTACAATGAAAATTGTATTTGGATCCTCATCGGAATAGGGGGTATGAAAGCGAACGATGTCACCTACGTGTAAATCCTTATTGTCATATGCTGCGCTGTGTTCCATAAAAGCATTGTCTAAAACTGATATTCAAATATACTAAAAATATTAGTATAAAAAAGTTTTTGCTAAAAATTTTATACTTCATCTAAGAGGCTGTTGTTTTTTATAGTTGGAGGCATGTCTTAGTGATTTGTGCTTTTACTTCGATTTTATTGTTTTTATGAATCTGAATTTCAGTTCCTATTTCTTGTGGGTAGAAAAGATGGACAAATATAAAGGGGAACTAGTCGAAGGGAATTTTGTGAAGGCTGCGCATAGATTAATATCTAGGTGAAAAGTAGATGTGTCAGCGCGAGTTTTATGCTTAAGAATTTCACTTGTTGTAACATTTTTTTCAAAATTTCGGTAATTTGACCTTAAAGACATAATATGGCAACTCTACCTTATCAGCTCCCTTATTCCATTGCGGGTCTTTAAAGAGCTGTGCACAAGAGAAATAAAGGTATCCATCTCCGCTGATACCCATAGAATCGGGCCATAGTATTCGGGAGTCCCTTACCAGGGTATTCACATTTCCCTCAGGATTTAAATATTTAATACTATAATCTATTGACGATGTGAGATAAATATTTCCATCAATGTCTGCTAGTAAGCCATGCGTGATTCCGACTTCTCCTTTGTCTTCCACTTTTGCCTCCAATTCTTGATCCGTCAGCCCTGCGTCGGCTAAAAATTCTGTTGCAATACAGTACAAATGGGTTTGATTGATCGGTTTGAAATATAAATATTTAAAGTCGTGACTCAATGCTATGCCATTCACGTTGGAAGAAAAAGGCTTTCCATTTTCACTACGCATTTCAATACCATTATAGCTTAATAATACATCAGGATCAGCCAGCGTAAAACGGCTTCCAGTTAAAGCCTTTCTAGTCTGTCCAGTTTTAAGGTCTAAAATAATGATGGCCGCTTGACCGGGATCGGAGAGATAGGCTAAATTTCGCTTGTGATCAATACGCATATCATTTAGACCTGATTTGGTTTTATCAAGGTCGTCGAAACGATAAATATGTTCAATTTGATTTGTATTTGTATTGATTTTTAATAATTTAAACTGGCCTTGATTTGATTTTTCATCTTTGCCAAAAATTGATCCAGCAGCAGATGGTTTAGAATCCAATACCCAGAGATTGTCCTCGGTATCGACAAATATATCCTGAACATTTACAAAGTGGGAATTCTCTTTTCCTTCTAAATTCCATTCTTCATTTGGATAAGGAACAGGTTTTCCATTGATGATTTCAGTAAGTGCATACTGATAATTTTTAGTTTGTTTTGGGAAGGAGACAAATAATCGATTGTTGGAGGTAGCGCTCACACCGATCGGACGGTACGGGCCTAAAGCTGCTGCGATCTCCAATTTTGGGGCTGTAGTATCATTAACTTGTGCCAGCATAGTGAGAAAAAAGATGTGACAGAATAAAAAACTTAATATGAGCCGTGTTCGCATATTCTTGTTATAATTTAACCTTGCTATATTACTTTTGACTGGTCCCATTAAGCAATAAACGGCGGTTTTTTAGTTACGTAAAGAGACCGCGCTCTCATAGAGGAACCTTCTATTCTCAATTATTGTTTGTCCTTTTCTTCAAATAATACTTTTTTACACTGCTCAGCATATCGTGTGTCTCATGTCGATACGAATTCACTTGGATTTAATTTTCTGAGCGATTAGAAAAGTTGGGATTGGTCTCGGTGATTAAAAGGAGGTGATTTACAAGCAGATTTCTTGCAAGAGCTTTTCAACCTCCTGGGCATGAGTGACTGTCATAAAATGTCCCGCACCTTTAATGATAAAGTTGGGCTTTACATTTTTGATGGGGATAATATGATCTTTACTACCATGTATATGAATTAAATTGTCCTGAACCGAATTGTTTTTCCATTGCAGAATTTGATGTATTGCCCAGTTCATAAAGATGGGGTCTGTATCGTATAAAATCTGTTTTAGCAAGCGGGAATCTTCTTTGTTACGTATGCCAAAAAAGTAATCTGATAGAAAACAATGGAACTTTAGTAACGGACTAGGAACCAGTTTGTTGATTTTGAGTCTGCCTGCTAAGCGATACAGTTTGGTTAATTCATGCCGTCCTTTGGCTGAAGCAAGCAGAATAATTTGTTTTGTTTCGATAATCTTGGCAATTTCTATTGCAAGCATTCCTCCAAAGGAAAGCCCAACGAGGATGGGGTTCTTTGCAGTAATTTTAGTCGATATTCTTTTTGCATAAATAGACAGTGGTTCATTGGGGCTTGGTGTAATCCAATCTAGATAGGTTAGATCAAGCGAGCCAAAGTCTATTTTGCTGAATACACGTTGATCTACACCCAATCCGCTGATGACATATATTTTGGTTGCGGTGATTTTCATTTAATCAAGTGTCTGTATCCATTTGCGGAGACAAGGTACTGAATTATCGTTACAAAACAGGGCAAAAATTGATTCGAAAATCAAATTTTGCCCTGTTTATACTATTAAATAACGTAATTTTAATCCACCTAATCGCTCGAGCTTACTAAGATAAGCTCGCCAAACTCTTCGCTTCAAAAGTCGATAATTCGTTGTATTTTTCGGCTTGCACTTTCTTCACCCAATTCGGATCTTGCAAGATCGCCCTGCCAACAGCTACAAGATCAAAATCGCCACGTTCATAACGACGAATCAGTTCATCCAGTGAAGCGGGAGAGGACTTGAACTCGGAATTTGTAAATACATCGCCAAAATCTTTGTCAAGACCTACGGATCCAACCGTGATTGTGGGTTGTCCTGAAATTTTCTTGAGCCATCCCGCAAAATTTAAGTCGCTACCTTCAAATTCCGGCTCCCAATAACGACGTTGGCTTCCATGAAAAATGTCGACACCGGCATCTGTCAATGGTAGGATCCAATCTTCCATAGCCGCGGGGGTGGGAGCAAGCTTGGCCGTGTAGTCTTGCTGTTTCCATTGTGATAAACGTAGAATGATTACAAAATCAGGTCCGACCGCTTTTCGCATTGCTTTGACGACCTCAACCGCAAATTTAGAGCGCTCCCTGATTGTTTTTCCACCAAATTCGTCTGTTCTGTGGTTCATTCCATCCCAAAAAAATTGGTCGATCAGATAGCCGTGGGCGCCATGGATTTCAAAAGCATCAAAACCGAGGTCTTTTGCAGATTTTGCAGCGTCAGCGTAAGCTTGTATCGTGGCCTCTATATCCGCTAATGTCATCGTATCCGGACTTTCAAACGCAGCAGGCGGAGTCCATTGCATCGGGGTATAACCGACATGCCATAGTTGAGGGGCTATTTTTCCACCTTTTTCATGCACAGCATCCACGATATTTTTCCAGCCGGCCAGTGCTTGGTCACCGTAAAAGTTTGGAATATCCTTTAAATTCTTTGATGAAGGTCTTTCGATAACGGTACCTTCCGTCAAAATTAAACCGACATCTCCCGCGGCACGACGCTCGTAATATCCCGCTACAGCGCTGTCGGGAATTCCATCCGTCGAAAATGCTCTCGTCATTGGTGCCATTACAAAGCGGTTTTTGAGTGTTAAATTTTTGTACTCAAATGGATTAAAAAGTGTTTGTATGCTCATTTTTCTCGTTTTAAATCGTAAATCTTTACAAATATATTTTAAATAGTATATATTTGTAACTATTATTAGTATAAACTAGTTACCTTCGCGTAACTATTTTGAATATATTCAAATGAAAAGGACTGAATTTAAAAGTTGTTCCTGCGCCATGCAGCGTTCCATGGCAATTTTAGGTACTCGGTGGAAGCCTGTCATCATCTATACTTTGCGCGATCGAAAAGCCCGATTTGGTCAATTGGATGCGCTCATCGAACATATTTCTCGGAAGGTCTTGACCAGTTCATTAAAAGAATTGGAAGAGGATGGTGTTATTTTGAGAGAAGAGTACAAGGAGCTCCCACCACGCGTAGAGTACTCTTTGACAGAAAAGGGCAAGGCTTTAATACCTATTATGTGCCAATTGGCCAAATGGAATGAAGCCTACTATGAAGAGCCTGTGTCACCAGAATTGATCGCGTAGAAATTTAGCATCTCAATACATCGGTCTTGCTTCGCTTTTAGGCTATCGCTGCCGAATGGAATAGTATCGTGTCAACCGGTTTGGCCGGTACGTTTTCTATCGCTTGCCAGCGCGGGATTGTTGATCACAATAAATGAAATTTTCATATTTATTTAAAATTTAAGTAATATTGAATTGTGAAAAACAAGGTAAACCAAGAATTTAGCAAGCAAGATTTTTTAAAATCTTTTCGAGAGGGCAGAAGGGATGGTTTACAGTTTCTGTACAAAACGTTCTATAGTCCAATGTGCTATTTTTTAGAAAAGATGAACCTTGATAAAGGAACCATCGAAGAAATCGTACAGGATGTATTCTTAAAGCTTTGGGAACGACGGGTTGATTTTGATCATGTTGAATCAATCCGAGGTTTTCTCTACACAAGTTGTAGAAATGCTGCTTTAAACAGGATCCAACAAGAGAATAGGATTCAACAAAAGACCAGTTTTTATATAGCACAAGTTGACCTGGTCGATTTACCGATCAGCCATCAAATGATCTATATGGAAACGCTTCGAACGATCCATGAAGCCATTGATACGCTACCTGAGCAGTGTAAGCAAGTGATGCGAAAGTTGATTGTTGAAGATTTAAGCCCACAGGAAGCAGCGATCTCCTTAGGACTAACCACTAGTACGATTTACAATCAAAAGAAAAGGGGAATTGAACTTTTGAGATTAAGACTCAAGCCCGACCAGTTTTTTTGCCTA
The Sphingobacterium multivorum genome window above contains:
- a CDS encoding winged helix-turn-helix transcriptional regulator encodes the protein MKRTEFKSCSCAMQRSMAILGTRWKPVIIYTLRDRKARFGQLDALIEHISRKVLTSSLKELEEDGVILREEYKELPPRVEYSLTEKGKALIPIMCQLAKWNEAYYEEPVSPELIA
- a CDS encoding alpha/beta hydrolase; the protein is MKITATKIYVISGLGVDQRVFSKIDFGSLDLTYLDWITPSPNEPLSIYAKRISTKITAKNPILVGLSFGGMLAIEIAKIIETKQIILLASAKGRHELTKLYRLAGRLKINKLVPSPLLKFHCFLSDYFFGIRNKEDSRLLKQILYDTDPIFMNWAIHQILQWKNNSVQDNLIHIHGSKDHIIPIKNVKPNFIIKGAGHFMTVTHAQEVEKLLQEICL
- a CDS encoding RNA polymerase sigma factor, which codes for MKNKVNQEFSKQDFLKSFREGRRDGLQFLYKTFYSPMCYFLEKMNLDKGTIEEIVQDVFLKLWERRVDFDHVESIRGFLYTSCRNAALNRIQQENRIQQKTSFYIAQVDLVDLPISHQMIYMETLRTIHEAIDTLPEQCKQVMRKLIVEDLSPQEAAISLGLTTSTIYNQKKRGIELLRLRLKPDQFFCLLLLLLYF
- a CDS encoding NADH:flavin oxidoreductase; this translates as MSIQTLFNPFEYKNLTLKNRFVMAPMTRAFSTDGIPDSAVAGYYERRAAGDVGLILTEGTVIERPSSKNLKDIPNFYGDQALAGWKNIVDAVHEKGGKIAPQLWHVGYTPMQWTPPAAFESPDTMTLADIEATIQAYADAAKSAKDLGFDAFEIHGAHGYLIDQFFWDGMNHRTDEFGGKTIRERSKFAVEVVKAMRKAVGPDFVIILRLSQWKQQDYTAKLAPTPAAMEDWILPLTDAGVDIFHGSQRRYWEPEFEGSDLNFAGWLKKISGQPTITVGSVGLDKDFGDVFTNSEFKSSPASLDELIRRYERGDFDLVAVGRAILQDPNWVKKVQAEKYNELSTFEAKSLASLS